A part of Caretta caretta isolate rCarCar2 chromosome 1, rCarCar1.hap1, whole genome shotgun sequence genomic DNA contains:
- the LOC125640410 gene encoding olfactory receptor 52M1-like, whose product MSDSNTTHFTNPSTFILLGIPGLEEAHVWLSIPFCTMYAIAVFGNFTILFIVKTELSLHVPMYYFLCMLAVTDLVLSTSTLPKMLSIFWLNSREIDFSACLTQLYLIHCFSGMESGIFVAMAVDRYVAICHPLRHSTILTNPVVAKIGLAVVLRGVMLALPYPFLVRQWSYCKTNIIPHTHCEHMAVVKLACTDTRVSSYYGLFVLLCVLCVDVFFIAVSYTQILRAIFSLPTKDARLKTFGTCFSHLCVILAFYLPGLFSSLMSRFGQNVAVHFHVLIANVYLLVSPMINPIIYGVRTKQIQDRLLHLFTHKGT is encoded by the coding sequence atgtcagattccaacacaactcacttcaccaacccctccaccttcatcctgctgggcattcctggcctggaggaaGCCCATGTCTGGCTCTCTATCCCTTTCTGCACCATGTATGCTATAGCCGTCTTTgggaacttcaccatcctgttcaTCGTGAAGACGGAGCTGAGCCTCCATGTtcccatgtactatttcctctgcatgctggctgtCACCGACCTGGTCCTGTCCACGTCCACCCtgcccaaaatgctgagcatcttctggttgaATTCCAGGGAGATcgatttcagtgcctgcctcacccagctGTACTTgattcactgcttctcaggaaTGGAGTCTGGGATCTTTGTGGCCATGGCTGTTGATCGCTATGTGGccatctgccatcccctgagacattccaccatcctgacaaacCCTGTGGTGGCCAAGATTGGCCTGGCCGTGGTGCTGCGGGGTGTCATGCTCGCACTGCCCTATCCCTTCCTAGTGAGGCAATGGTCATACTGCAAAACCAACATCATCCCCCATACACACTGCGAGCACATGGCCGTGGTTAAGCTGGCCTGCACCGACACCCGTGTCAGCAGTTACTATGGCCTCTTTGTGCTATTGTGTGTGCTTTGTGTAGAtgtgttttttattgcagtgtcctatacccagatcctcagggccatcttcagcctccctACAAAGGATGCTCGGCTCAAGACATTTGGGACTTGcttctcccacctctgtgtcatCTTAGCCTTCTACCTCCCAGGTCTCTTCTCATCTCTCATGTCCCGGTTTGGCCAGAATGTGGCTGTGCATTTCCATGTTCTCATTGCCAACGTGTACCTCCTGGTTTCCCCCATGATAAACCCCATCATCTATGGAGTGAGGACCAAACAGATCCAGGACAGGCTGCTTCATCTCTTTACTCATAAAGGAACCTAA